Proteins found in one Phocoena sinus isolate mPhoSin1 chromosome 19, mPhoSin1.pri, whole genome shotgun sequence genomic segment:
- the ZNF524 gene encoding zinc finger protein 524, translated as MDTPSPDPWPSPLPGEEEKPLALPPSVPRGRRGRRPGGATSSNRTLKASLPRKRGRPPKSGQEPPLAQGVTAPVGSGGGSDLLLIDDQGVPYTVSEGSVAGGPESSGPKKAPHFCPVCLRAFPYLSDLERHSISHSELKPHECKDCGKTFKRSSHLRRHCNIHAGLRPFRCPLCPRRFREAGELAHHHRVHSGERPYQCPVCRLRFTEANTLRRHARRKHPEAMEAPLGPRDPGPEPPWDDEGIPATAGADEEELEGKELA; from the coding sequence ATGGACACGCCCAGCCCAGACCCGTGGCCTTCGCCTTTGCCCGGGGAAGAAGAGAAACCTCTGGCCTTACCTCCTTCTGTTCCCCGGGGCCGCCGAGGCCGACGTCCCGGGGGGGCCACCTCCTCGAATCGGACTCTTAAGGCCTCCCTCCCTCGCAAGCGGGGCCGCCCCCCCAAGTCGGGGCAGGAGCCCCCACTGGCACAGGGGGTGACAGCCCCGGTGGGCAGCGGCGGTGGCAGTGACCTCCTGTTGATCGATGATCAGGGTGTGCCCTACACAGTCTCTGAAGGGTCAGTAGCAGGCGGGCCCGAGAGCTCTGGCCCCAAGAAGGCCCCGCACTTCTGCCCGGTGTGCCTTCGGGCCTTCCCCTACCTCTCCGACCTGGAGCGCCACAGTATCTCACACTCAGAGCTGAAGCCGCACGAGTGCAAGGACTGCGGCAAGACCTTCAAGCGATCCAGCCACCTGCGGCGGCACTGCAACATCCATGCCGGCCTTCGGCCCTTCCGCTGCCCGCTCTGCCCCCGCCGCTTCCGAGAGGCGGGCGAGCTGGCCCACCACCACCGCGTCCACTCCGGGGAGCGCCCCTACCAGTGTCCCGTCTGCCGGCTGCGCTTCACCGAGGCCAACACGCTCCGGCGCCATGCCAGGCGCAAGCACCCCGAGGCCATGGAGGCACCCCTGGGTCCTCGGGACCCAGGACCTGAACCACCGTGGGACGACGAGGGTATCCCGGCCACGGCAGGGGCCGAtgaggaggagctggaggggaAAGAGCTGGCTtga
- the FIZ1 gene encoding flt3-interacting zinc finger protein 1 isoform X1: MSALIYVNTRQHRYRREEAVRAELVALSLYGAGGHPKPRPFSMPSPKMAPPWLLEPPVARKGTGKRERGGRRGGGKPRRREKGGVRGRREPRRKSRGPPGGSDATPAAQNVGAQREVESPHPPLPSHHATMDDAPLPAPPVPAPAPPAVAPRVPFHCSECGKSFRYRSDLRRHFARHTALKPHACPRCGKGFKHSFNLANHLRSHTGERPYRCSACPKGFRDSTGLLHHQVVHTGEKPYCCLVCELRFSSRSSLGRHLKRQHRGVLPSPLQPGPGLPALSAPCSVCCNVGPCSVCGGAGAGGGEGPEGAGAGPGSWGLAEAAAAAAASLPPFACGACARRFDQGRELAAHWAAHTDVKPFKCPRCERDFNAPALLERHKLTHDLQGPGAPPAQAWVSGAGAVPETAGEGGAAEAGEAQTAWDGRLLLGRAGGGVPELGGLLPESGGEAPAPAAAAEPSEDTLYQCDCGTFFASAAALASHLEAHSRPATYGCGHCGALYAALAALEEHRRASHGEGGGAEEAAAPAPEREPASGEPASGSGRGKKIFGCSECEKLFRSPRDLERHVLVHTGEKPFPCLECGKFFRHECYLKRHRLLHGTERPFPCHICGKGFITLSNLSRHLKLHRGMD; encoded by the exons ATGTCAGCCCTCATCTATGTTAACACCCGCCAGCATCGATACCGCAGGGAGGAGGCCGTGCGCGCTGAGCTTGTTGCCCTTAGCCTGTATGGCGCCGGGGGCCACCCTAAACCCCGCCCCTTCTCCATGCCCTCACCCAAGATGGCGCCACCCTGGCTTCTCGAACCTCCAGTAGCTAGGAAAGGGacgggaaagagagagaggggagggcggCGGGGAGGAGGGAAGCCAAGAAGGCGGGAGAAAGGGGGAGTGCGGGGGAGAAGGGAGCCGAGGCGGAAGTCGAGGGGCCCCCCGGGTGGAAGTGACGCTACCCCCGCTGCCCAAAATGTCGGCGCCCAGAGGGAGGT AGAGAGCCCCCACCCGCCACTGCCCTCGCACCACGCCACCATGGATGACGCCCCGCTGCCAGCGCCCCCGGTCCCTGCCCCGGCTCCGCCCGCCGTTGCCCCCCGCGTCCCGTTTCACTGCAGTGAGTGTGGCAAGAGCTTCCGCTACCGCTCGGACCTGCGGCGCCACTTCGCTCGGCACACCGCGCTCAAACCTCACGCGTGTCCGCGCTGCGGCAAAGGCTTCAAGCACAGCTTCAACCTGGCCAACCACCTGCGCTCGCACACCGGCGAGCGGCCCTACCGCTGCTCCGCCTGCCCCAAGGGGTTCCGAGACTCCACCGGCCTGCTGCACCACCAG gTCGTCCACACTGGCGAGAAGCCCTACTGCTGCCTAGTCTGCGAGCTCCGCTTCTCCTCGCGCTCCAGCCTGGGCCGCCACCTCAAGCGCCAGCACCGTGGGGTGCTCCCGTCCCCCCTGCAGCCCGGCCCAGGCCTGCCCGCCCTGAGCGCTCCGTGCTCGGTCTGCTGCAACGTGGGGCCCTGCTCGGTGTGCGGGGGCGCGGGGGCTGGCGGCGGAGAGGGCCCAGAAGGGGCAGGCGCGGGCCCGGGGAGCTGGGGGCTGGCggaggcggcggccgcggcggcggccTCACTGCCCCCGTTCGCGTGCGGTGCTTGCGCGCGGCGCTTCGACCAGGGCCGCGAGCTGGCAGCCCACTGGGCTGCGCACACCGACGTGAAGCCCTTCAAGTGTCCGCGCTGTGAGCGCGACTTCAACGCCCCCGCGCTGCTGGAGAGGCACAAGCTGACCCACGACCTGCAGGGGCCGGGCGCGCCCCCCGCGCAGGCCTGGGTCTCCGGGGCTGGCGCCGTGCCCGAGACGGCCGGCGAGGGCGGCGCTGCGGAGGCAGGCGAGGCTCAGACGGCCTGGGACGGCAGGCTGCTCCTGGGCCGCGCCGGGGGCGGCGTGCCCGAGCTGGGGGGCCTGCTCCCCGAGAGCGGCGGGGAGGCCCCTGCGCCCGCGGCCGCGGCCGAGCCGTCGGAAGACACCCTCTACCAGTGCGACTGCGGGACCTTCTTCGCGTCGGCGGCGGCGCTGGCCAGCCACCTGGAGGCGCACTCGCGCCCCGCGACCTACGGCTGCGGCCACTGCGGGGCCCTCTACGCGGCCCTGGCGGCCCTGGAGGAGCACCGGCGCGCCAGCCACGGCGAGGGCGGCGGTGCGGAGGAGGCGGCGGCGCCCGCCCCAGAGAGGGAGCCCGCGTCTGGGGAGCCTGCGTCCGGCTCGGGCCGCGGCAAGAAGATCTTCGGCTGCTCCGAGTGCGAGAAGCTGTTCCGCTCGCCGCGGGACCTGGAGCGGCACGTGCTGGTGCACACGGGCGAGAAGCCGTTCCCGTGCCTGGAGTGCGGCAAGTTCTTCCGCCACGAGTGCTACCTCAAGCGCCACCGGCTGCTGCACGGCACCGAGCGGCCCTTCCCCTGCCACATCTGCGGCAAGGGCTTCATCACGCTCAGCAACCTCTCCAGGCACCTGAAGCTGCACCGGGGCATGGACTGA
- the FIZ1 gene encoding flt3-interacting zinc finger protein 1 isoform X2 — protein sequence MSALIYVNTRQHRYRREEAVRAELVALSLESPHPPLPSHHATMDDAPLPAPPVPAPAPPAVAPRVPFHCSECGKSFRYRSDLRRHFARHTALKPHACPRCGKGFKHSFNLANHLRSHTGERPYRCSACPKGFRDSTGLLHHQVVHTGEKPYCCLVCELRFSSRSSLGRHLKRQHRGVLPSPLQPGPGLPALSAPCSVCCNVGPCSVCGGAGAGGGEGPEGAGAGPGSWGLAEAAAAAAASLPPFACGACARRFDQGRELAAHWAAHTDVKPFKCPRCERDFNAPALLERHKLTHDLQGPGAPPAQAWVSGAGAVPETAGEGGAAEAGEAQTAWDGRLLLGRAGGGVPELGGLLPESGGEAPAPAAAAEPSEDTLYQCDCGTFFASAAALASHLEAHSRPATYGCGHCGALYAALAALEEHRRASHGEGGGAEEAAAPAPEREPASGEPASGSGRGKKIFGCSECEKLFRSPRDLERHVLVHTGEKPFPCLECGKFFRHECYLKRHRLLHGTERPFPCHICGKGFITLSNLSRHLKLHRGMD from the exons ATGTCAGCCCTCATCTATGTTAACACCCGCCAGCATCGATACCGCAGGGAGGAGGCCGTGCGCGCTGAGCTTGTTGCCCTTAGCCT AGAGAGCCCCCACCCGCCACTGCCCTCGCACCACGCCACCATGGATGACGCCCCGCTGCCAGCGCCCCCGGTCCCTGCCCCGGCTCCGCCCGCCGTTGCCCCCCGCGTCCCGTTTCACTGCAGTGAGTGTGGCAAGAGCTTCCGCTACCGCTCGGACCTGCGGCGCCACTTCGCTCGGCACACCGCGCTCAAACCTCACGCGTGTCCGCGCTGCGGCAAAGGCTTCAAGCACAGCTTCAACCTGGCCAACCACCTGCGCTCGCACACCGGCGAGCGGCCCTACCGCTGCTCCGCCTGCCCCAAGGGGTTCCGAGACTCCACCGGCCTGCTGCACCACCAG gTCGTCCACACTGGCGAGAAGCCCTACTGCTGCCTAGTCTGCGAGCTCCGCTTCTCCTCGCGCTCCAGCCTGGGCCGCCACCTCAAGCGCCAGCACCGTGGGGTGCTCCCGTCCCCCCTGCAGCCCGGCCCAGGCCTGCCCGCCCTGAGCGCTCCGTGCTCGGTCTGCTGCAACGTGGGGCCCTGCTCGGTGTGCGGGGGCGCGGGGGCTGGCGGCGGAGAGGGCCCAGAAGGGGCAGGCGCGGGCCCGGGGAGCTGGGGGCTGGCggaggcggcggccgcggcggcggccTCACTGCCCCCGTTCGCGTGCGGTGCTTGCGCGCGGCGCTTCGACCAGGGCCGCGAGCTGGCAGCCCACTGGGCTGCGCACACCGACGTGAAGCCCTTCAAGTGTCCGCGCTGTGAGCGCGACTTCAACGCCCCCGCGCTGCTGGAGAGGCACAAGCTGACCCACGACCTGCAGGGGCCGGGCGCGCCCCCCGCGCAGGCCTGGGTCTCCGGGGCTGGCGCCGTGCCCGAGACGGCCGGCGAGGGCGGCGCTGCGGAGGCAGGCGAGGCTCAGACGGCCTGGGACGGCAGGCTGCTCCTGGGCCGCGCCGGGGGCGGCGTGCCCGAGCTGGGGGGCCTGCTCCCCGAGAGCGGCGGGGAGGCCCCTGCGCCCGCGGCCGCGGCCGAGCCGTCGGAAGACACCCTCTACCAGTGCGACTGCGGGACCTTCTTCGCGTCGGCGGCGGCGCTGGCCAGCCACCTGGAGGCGCACTCGCGCCCCGCGACCTACGGCTGCGGCCACTGCGGGGCCCTCTACGCGGCCCTGGCGGCCCTGGAGGAGCACCGGCGCGCCAGCCACGGCGAGGGCGGCGGTGCGGAGGAGGCGGCGGCGCCCGCCCCAGAGAGGGAGCCCGCGTCTGGGGAGCCTGCGTCCGGCTCGGGCCGCGGCAAGAAGATCTTCGGCTGCTCCGAGTGCGAGAAGCTGTTCCGCTCGCCGCGGGACCTGGAGCGGCACGTGCTGGTGCACACGGGCGAGAAGCCGTTCCCGTGCCTGGAGTGCGGCAAGTTCTTCCGCCACGAGTGCTACCTCAAGCGCCACCGGCTGCTGCACGGCACCGAGCGGCCCTTCCCCTGCCACATCTGCGGCAAGGGCTTCATCACGCTCAGCAACCTCTCCAGGCACCTGAAGCTGCACCGGGGCATGGACTGA
- the FIZ1 gene encoding flt3-interacting zinc finger protein 1 isoform X3 — MATSLLSPHHHSMRESPHPPLPSHHATMDDAPLPAPPVPAPAPPAVAPRVPFHCSECGKSFRYRSDLRRHFARHTALKPHACPRCGKGFKHSFNLANHLRSHTGERPYRCSACPKGFRDSTGLLHHQVVHTGEKPYCCLVCELRFSSRSSLGRHLKRQHRGVLPSPLQPGPGLPALSAPCSVCCNVGPCSVCGGAGAGGGEGPEGAGAGPGSWGLAEAAAAAAASLPPFACGACARRFDQGRELAAHWAAHTDVKPFKCPRCERDFNAPALLERHKLTHDLQGPGAPPAQAWVSGAGAVPETAGEGGAAEAGEAQTAWDGRLLLGRAGGGVPELGGLLPESGGEAPAPAAAAEPSEDTLYQCDCGTFFASAAALASHLEAHSRPATYGCGHCGALYAALAALEEHRRASHGEGGGAEEAAAPAPEREPASGEPASGSGRGKKIFGCSECEKLFRSPRDLERHVLVHTGEKPFPCLECGKFFRHECYLKRHRLLHGTERPFPCHICGKGFITLSNLSRHLKLHRGMD; from the exons ATGGCCACAAGTTTGCTTAGTCCTCACCACCACTCCATGAG AGAGAGCCCCCACCCGCCACTGCCCTCGCACCACGCCACCATGGATGACGCCCCGCTGCCAGCGCCCCCGGTCCCTGCCCCGGCTCCGCCCGCCGTTGCCCCCCGCGTCCCGTTTCACTGCAGTGAGTGTGGCAAGAGCTTCCGCTACCGCTCGGACCTGCGGCGCCACTTCGCTCGGCACACCGCGCTCAAACCTCACGCGTGTCCGCGCTGCGGCAAAGGCTTCAAGCACAGCTTCAACCTGGCCAACCACCTGCGCTCGCACACCGGCGAGCGGCCCTACCGCTGCTCCGCCTGCCCCAAGGGGTTCCGAGACTCCACCGGCCTGCTGCACCACCAG gTCGTCCACACTGGCGAGAAGCCCTACTGCTGCCTAGTCTGCGAGCTCCGCTTCTCCTCGCGCTCCAGCCTGGGCCGCCACCTCAAGCGCCAGCACCGTGGGGTGCTCCCGTCCCCCCTGCAGCCCGGCCCAGGCCTGCCCGCCCTGAGCGCTCCGTGCTCGGTCTGCTGCAACGTGGGGCCCTGCTCGGTGTGCGGGGGCGCGGGGGCTGGCGGCGGAGAGGGCCCAGAAGGGGCAGGCGCGGGCCCGGGGAGCTGGGGGCTGGCggaggcggcggccgcggcggcggccTCACTGCCCCCGTTCGCGTGCGGTGCTTGCGCGCGGCGCTTCGACCAGGGCCGCGAGCTGGCAGCCCACTGGGCTGCGCACACCGACGTGAAGCCCTTCAAGTGTCCGCGCTGTGAGCGCGACTTCAACGCCCCCGCGCTGCTGGAGAGGCACAAGCTGACCCACGACCTGCAGGGGCCGGGCGCGCCCCCCGCGCAGGCCTGGGTCTCCGGGGCTGGCGCCGTGCCCGAGACGGCCGGCGAGGGCGGCGCTGCGGAGGCAGGCGAGGCTCAGACGGCCTGGGACGGCAGGCTGCTCCTGGGCCGCGCCGGGGGCGGCGTGCCCGAGCTGGGGGGCCTGCTCCCCGAGAGCGGCGGGGAGGCCCCTGCGCCCGCGGCCGCGGCCGAGCCGTCGGAAGACACCCTCTACCAGTGCGACTGCGGGACCTTCTTCGCGTCGGCGGCGGCGCTGGCCAGCCACCTGGAGGCGCACTCGCGCCCCGCGACCTACGGCTGCGGCCACTGCGGGGCCCTCTACGCGGCCCTGGCGGCCCTGGAGGAGCACCGGCGCGCCAGCCACGGCGAGGGCGGCGGTGCGGAGGAGGCGGCGGCGCCCGCCCCAGAGAGGGAGCCCGCGTCTGGGGAGCCTGCGTCCGGCTCGGGCCGCGGCAAGAAGATCTTCGGCTGCTCCGAGTGCGAGAAGCTGTTCCGCTCGCCGCGGGACCTGGAGCGGCACGTGCTGGTGCACACGGGCGAGAAGCCGTTCCCGTGCCTGGAGTGCGGCAAGTTCTTCCGCCACGAGTGCTACCTCAAGCGCCACCGGCTGCTGCACGGCACCGAGCGGCCCTTCCCCTGCCACATCTGCGGCAAGGGCTTCATCACGCTCAGCAACCTCTCCAGGCACCTGAAGCTGCACCGGGGCATGGACTGA
- the FIZ1 gene encoding flt3-interacting zinc finger protein 1 isoform X4, whose translation MDDAPLPAPPVPAPAPPAVAPRVPFHCSECGKSFRYRSDLRRHFARHTALKPHACPRCGKGFKHSFNLANHLRSHTGERPYRCSACPKGFRDSTGLLHHQVVHTGEKPYCCLVCELRFSSRSSLGRHLKRQHRGVLPSPLQPGPGLPALSAPCSVCCNVGPCSVCGGAGAGGGEGPEGAGAGPGSWGLAEAAAAAAASLPPFACGACARRFDQGRELAAHWAAHTDVKPFKCPRCERDFNAPALLERHKLTHDLQGPGAPPAQAWVSGAGAVPETAGEGGAAEAGEAQTAWDGRLLLGRAGGGVPELGGLLPESGGEAPAPAAAAEPSEDTLYQCDCGTFFASAAALASHLEAHSRPATYGCGHCGALYAALAALEEHRRASHGEGGGAEEAAAPAPEREPASGEPASGSGRGKKIFGCSECEKLFRSPRDLERHVLVHTGEKPFPCLECGKFFRHECYLKRHRLLHGTERPFPCHICGKGFITLSNLSRHLKLHRGMD comes from the exons ATGGATGACGCCCCGCTGCCAGCGCCCCCGGTCCCTGCCCCGGCTCCGCCCGCCGTTGCCCCCCGCGTCCCGTTTCACTGCAGTGAGTGTGGCAAGAGCTTCCGCTACCGCTCGGACCTGCGGCGCCACTTCGCTCGGCACACCGCGCTCAAACCTCACGCGTGTCCGCGCTGCGGCAAAGGCTTCAAGCACAGCTTCAACCTGGCCAACCACCTGCGCTCGCACACCGGCGAGCGGCCCTACCGCTGCTCCGCCTGCCCCAAGGGGTTCCGAGACTCCACCGGCCTGCTGCACCACCAG gTCGTCCACACTGGCGAGAAGCCCTACTGCTGCCTAGTCTGCGAGCTCCGCTTCTCCTCGCGCTCCAGCCTGGGCCGCCACCTCAAGCGCCAGCACCGTGGGGTGCTCCCGTCCCCCCTGCAGCCCGGCCCAGGCCTGCCCGCCCTGAGCGCTCCGTGCTCGGTCTGCTGCAACGTGGGGCCCTGCTCGGTGTGCGGGGGCGCGGGGGCTGGCGGCGGAGAGGGCCCAGAAGGGGCAGGCGCGGGCCCGGGGAGCTGGGGGCTGGCggaggcggcggccgcggcggcggccTCACTGCCCCCGTTCGCGTGCGGTGCTTGCGCGCGGCGCTTCGACCAGGGCCGCGAGCTGGCAGCCCACTGGGCTGCGCACACCGACGTGAAGCCCTTCAAGTGTCCGCGCTGTGAGCGCGACTTCAACGCCCCCGCGCTGCTGGAGAGGCACAAGCTGACCCACGACCTGCAGGGGCCGGGCGCGCCCCCCGCGCAGGCCTGGGTCTCCGGGGCTGGCGCCGTGCCCGAGACGGCCGGCGAGGGCGGCGCTGCGGAGGCAGGCGAGGCTCAGACGGCCTGGGACGGCAGGCTGCTCCTGGGCCGCGCCGGGGGCGGCGTGCCCGAGCTGGGGGGCCTGCTCCCCGAGAGCGGCGGGGAGGCCCCTGCGCCCGCGGCCGCGGCCGAGCCGTCGGAAGACACCCTCTACCAGTGCGACTGCGGGACCTTCTTCGCGTCGGCGGCGGCGCTGGCCAGCCACCTGGAGGCGCACTCGCGCCCCGCGACCTACGGCTGCGGCCACTGCGGGGCCCTCTACGCGGCCCTGGCGGCCCTGGAGGAGCACCGGCGCGCCAGCCACGGCGAGGGCGGCGGTGCGGAGGAGGCGGCGGCGCCCGCCCCAGAGAGGGAGCCCGCGTCTGGGGAGCCTGCGTCCGGCTCGGGCCGCGGCAAGAAGATCTTCGGCTGCTCCGAGTGCGAGAAGCTGTTCCGCTCGCCGCGGGACCTGGAGCGGCACGTGCTGGTGCACACGGGCGAGAAGCCGTTCCCGTGCCTGGAGTGCGGCAAGTTCTTCCGCCACGAGTGCTACCTCAAGCGCCACCGGCTGCTGCACGGCACCGAGCGGCCCTTCCCCTGCCACATCTGCGGCAAGGGCTTCATCACGCTCAGCAACCTCTCCAGGCACCTGAAGCTGCACCGGGGCATGGACTGA